The following coding sequences lie in one Candidatus Rokuibacteriota bacterium genomic window:
- a CDS encoding MBL fold metallo-hydrolase: protein MPNNVIRVGNVEIMSLSDGMLEFDLCNFFPTIPEDNWHGHESDLTEEHKVRFNLGSFLIRSQGRTILVDTGLGPKPADAPDVPWGQLMRDCQDNGVRPDEVDMVVLTHLHRAHVGWNLMPQGERYVPTFPNARYWMSTKDWDVCLQPEVQPQRFPNAPTCVWPLADLGLIELMDGEHTITPELTALPTPGHTPGHMSILITSQGERALVLGDVAHNPVQLHETHWVSRADMDPEMTQHTRRVLMERLEREEIIVAAGHFKAPGFGKVIRLQGRRYWQVL from the coding sequence GTGCCGAACAATGTCATCCGGGTAGGCAATGTCGAGATCATGTCGCTGTCCGACGGCATGCTCGAGTTCGACCTCTGTAATTTCTTCCCGACCATTCCCGAGGACAACTGGCACGGGCATGAGTCCGATCTGACCGAGGAGCATAAGGTCCGCTTCAACCTCGGCTCCTTCCTGATCCGGTCGCAAGGGCGGACCATCCTCGTCGACACGGGCCTCGGCCCCAAGCCCGCCGACGCGCCCGATGTCCCCTGGGGTCAGCTCATGCGCGACTGCCAGGACAACGGCGTGCGACCCGACGAAGTGGACATGGTCGTGCTGACCCACCTGCACCGCGCTCACGTCGGCTGGAACTTGATGCCGCAGGGCGAGCGCTACGTGCCGACCTTCCCCAATGCCCGCTACTGGATGAGCACCAAGGACTGGGACGTCTGCCTTCAGCCGGAGGTCCAGCCCCAGCGCTTTCCCAATGCTCCCACCTGCGTCTGGCCGCTGGCCGACCTCGGCCTCATCGAGCTGATGGACGGGGAGCACACCATCACGCCCGAGCTGACCGCCCTGCCCACCCCCGGGCACACGCCGGGGCACATGAGCATCCTGATCACCTCGCAAGGCGAGCGCGCGCTGGTCCTGGGAGACGTCGCGCACAACCCCGTGCAGCTCCACGAGACACACTGGGTCTCGCGGGCCGACATGGACCCCGAAATGACGCAGCATACTCGACGGGTCCTCATGGAGCGTCTGGAGCGCGAAGAGATCATCGTGGCGGCCGGACACTTCAAGGCGCCAGGCTTCGGCAAGGTCATACGCCTCCAAGGCCGCCGCTACTGGCAGGTTCTCTGA
- a CDS encoding TIM barrel protein has product MSTTARPISLAHLTVLDTTPPELVTVAAAAGFRTIGIRLTATPSVGVPPYDILHEGPLLRETLLRLGDAGVSVLDTEFFRFEPEYPIGIPEGFLEVSARLGAKHVLVMSAEPEEARTIERFGELCDHAAQYGLHVGLEFAIYTGVRTLAHAAQVVAKSKRANASVVVDALHFSRSGGLPAHIGQVDPSLFRYAQICDASADMPGPTDAPALIREARTGRLLPGEGVLPLRELVAALPAGVPLAIEAPCRAPADLPAVERAKRAYQALSTLLSTCRV; this is encoded by the coding sequence ATGTCCACGACTGCCCGGCCGATCTCCCTCGCGCACCTGACCGTGCTGGACACGACGCCCCCCGAGCTGGTCACGGTGGCGGCCGCGGCGGGCTTCCGGACCATTGGCATCCGCCTGACCGCCACCCCGAGCGTGGGCGTCCCGCCGTACGACATCCTGCACGAGGGCCCGCTCCTGCGGGAGACCCTGCTGCGCTTGGGGGACGCCGGCGTGTCCGTGCTCGACACCGAGTTCTTTCGCTTCGAGCCCGAGTACCCGATCGGCATCCCGGAGGGCTTCCTGGAGGTGTCGGCGCGGCTCGGCGCGAAGCACGTGCTGGTCATGAGCGCCGAGCCCGAGGAGGCGCGGACGATCGAGCGATTCGGCGAGCTGTGCGACCACGCAGCGCAGTACGGCCTGCACGTCGGCCTGGAGTTCGCGATCTACACGGGGGTCCGGACGCTCGCCCACGCCGCGCAGGTCGTGGCCAAGTCGAAGCGGGCGAACGCGTCGGTGGTGGTGGACGCTCTCCACTTCAGCCGGTCGGGAGGGCTTCCCGCTCACATCGGGCAGGTCGATCCGTCGCTGTTCCGCTACGCCCAGATCTGCGATGCGTCGGCCGACATGCCCGGCCCCACCGATGCGCCCGCGCTCATCCGGGAAGCGCGCACCGGTCGCCTCCTGCCCGGCGAGGGCGTCCTGCCGCTCCGCGAGCTGGTCGCCGCGCTGCCGGCCGGCGTGCCGCTGGCCATCGAGGCGCCGTGCCGCGCGCCTGCCGATCTGCCGGCCGTCGAGCGCGCGAAGCGCGCGTACCAGGCCTTGTCGACATTGCTATCGACATGCAGAGTATGA
- a CDS encoding OsmC family protein, translated as MYGTLRGALAGRKIEYDRESYKASVEGRISGIGKTIRIKSIHVHYDLAVPTASREVTERALAAHPQGCPAHQSVKDAIRITWSATLKAGDQVLSLREEGSDAPSA; from the coding sequence ATGTACGGCACGCTGCGCGGCGCCCTGGCAGGGCGCAAAATCGAGTACGATCGGGAATCCTACAAAGCCTCCGTCGAAGGGCGCATCTCCGGCATCGGCAAGACCATCCGCATCAAGTCGATTCACGTCCACTACGACCTGGCCGTGCCAACGGCGTCACGCGAAGTCACCGAGCGCGCTCTGGCCGCCCATCCGCAGGGCTGCCCCGCGCATCAGAGCGTGAAGGACGCGATCCGGATCACCTGGTCGGCCACGCTCAAGGCGGGCGACCAGGTGCTCTCTTTGAGGGAAGAAGGATCCGATGCCCCTTCCGCCTAG